One window from the genome of Haladaptatus paucihalophilus DX253 encodes:
- a CDS encoding DUF7310 family coiled-coil domain-containing protein — translation MPDLETLSERVSTLEQTLTDGEIPALQDDAELRRTTADLAARMDELETELDELDAAVQALRGYVGNIRAVNDDVERRVDAALAKAEACQSDTSKRSFETGRNRTASRSNRVTSARQFGMDSESGSKTGRQHSGNDSEGSGRSNPPSPYEIPRTDGDRTESGDRSLTARLRELL, via the coding sequence ATGCCCGACCTCGAAACGCTTTCCGAACGAGTGTCAACACTCGAACAAACGCTGACGGACGGTGAAATTCCCGCACTACAGGACGATGCGGAACTCCGCCGGACGACGGCCGACCTCGCCGCGCGGATGGACGAACTCGAAACCGAACTGGACGAACTCGACGCCGCGGTCCAAGCCCTTCGCGGCTACGTCGGCAACATTCGTGCGGTCAACGACGACGTGGAGCGCCGCGTAGACGCCGCTCTAGCGAAGGCGGAAGCGTGCCAGTCAGACACCTCGAAACGGAGTTTCGAAACCGGGAGGAACCGGACGGCTTCCCGGTCGAATCGGGTAACCTCCGCGAGGCAGTTCGGGATGGATTCCGAGAGCGGTTCGAAAACCGGCCGACAGCACTCAGGTAACGATTCCGAAGGTTCCGGCCGGTCGAACCCTCCATCACCGTACGAAATTCCACGCACCGACGGCGACCGCACCGAATCGGGAGACCGTTCGCTCACGGCGCGCCTCCGCGAGTTGTTGTGA
- a CDS encoding DUF7311 family protein: MSVRTVLAVVLALALCSVSVPAIDHARRDRATYRADAELATVSRSMTDLADETAVRFGDLPPTGGGPRGARRVVSLSLPPESVTVGRIEFVAIGGVPGRQSLKDDFGDVLAYRVAGGSTRVRHVPFDVRIATRSETDGGWTVRPDGEPLVVHAPARRDIALLLVEYRGRRTVLVVPAAQL; the protein is encoded by the coding sequence GTGAGCGTTCGCACCGTTCTCGCCGTAGTGCTCGCGCTCGCCCTCTGTAGCGTCTCCGTTCCCGCCATCGACCACGCCCGTCGGGACCGGGCGACGTACCGCGCCGACGCGGAACTGGCGACCGTCTCGCGCTCGATGACCGACCTCGCCGACGAAACCGCTGTCAGGTTCGGCGACCTTCCACCGACCGGGGGCGGTCCGCGCGGCGCGCGAAGAGTGGTTTCGCTGTCGCTCCCGCCCGAATCCGTGACGGTGGGACGGATCGAGTTCGTCGCCATCGGCGGCGTTCCCGGCCGTCAGAGTTTGAAAGACGACTTCGGAGACGTGCTCGCGTATCGTGTCGCGGGCGGATCGACCCGCGTCCGACACGTCCCGTTCGACGTTCGCATCGCGACGAGAAGCGAGACGGATGGCGGGTGGACCGTCCGACCGGACGGAGAACCTCTCGTCGTCCACGCACCCGCTCGGCGGGACATCGCGCTGCTGTTGGTCGAATACCGCGGACGTCGGACCGTCCTCGTCGTCCCGGCGGCTCAACTTTAA
- a CDS encoding tubulin/FtsZ family protein, whose translation MKVVLIGVGQAGGKLTQRLVEFDANMDFNAVQGALAINSAKTDLQSLDLDTVLVGQDRVKGHGVGGDNELGAEVMQDDAGEVMNALDGRITARADALFVVAGLGGGTGSGGAPVLIHELQRIYEIPVYALGVLPGQGEGAMYQANAGRSLKTVIREADATLLIDNDAWHETGQSVGEAFENINQQIAQRVGLLLASGEAVEGVGESVVDSSEVINTLRSGGVAALGYASAGASEDSGENINTVTSNTRQAVLSNLSMPKATDADSALLVVAGDADRIPRKGVEKARRWLEGETGSLQVRGGDFPLDSERLASLVLLGGVERSPRMQEFMERAKEANKQETREEDPAEMFHNDEIDDLF comes from the coding sequence ATGAAAGTCGTCCTGATTGGGGTGGGTCAAGCGGGAGGAAAACTCACTCAGAGACTGGTAGAATTCGACGCGAACATGGATTTCAACGCGGTTCAAGGCGCGTTGGCTATCAACTCCGCGAAAACCGACCTGCAATCGCTCGACCTCGATACCGTCCTCGTCGGCCAAGACCGAGTGAAGGGCCACGGGGTCGGCGGAGATAACGAACTCGGCGCGGAAGTGATGCAAGACGACGCCGGTGAAGTGATGAACGCCCTCGACGGCCGCATCACCGCGAGGGCCGACGCCCTCTTCGTTGTCGCGGGACTCGGCGGCGGAACCGGAAGCGGCGGCGCGCCGGTCCTCATCCACGAACTCCAGCGAATCTACGAAATACCCGTCTACGCGCTCGGCGTCCTCCCCGGGCAAGGCGAAGGGGCGATGTACCAAGCCAACGCGGGACGCTCGCTGAAGACCGTCATCCGCGAGGCCGACGCGACCCTCCTCATCGACAACGACGCGTGGCACGAGACGGGCCAGAGCGTCGGCGAGGCGTTCGAGAACATCAACCAGCAGATAGCCCAGCGCGTCGGCCTGCTTCTCGCGTCCGGCGAGGCGGTCGAAGGCGTCGGCGAAAGCGTCGTGGATTCGAGCGAAGTCATCAACACGCTTCGCTCGGGCGGCGTCGCGGCGCTCGGCTACGCCAGCGCCGGTGCCAGCGAGGACAGCGGCGAGAACATCAACACCGTGACGAGCAACACCCGGCAAGCGGTTCTGAGCAACCTCAGCATGCCGAAGGCGACGGATGCGGATTCCGCGCTGTTGGTCGTCGCGGGCGACGCCGACAGGATTCCGCGGAAGGGTGTCGAAAAGGCCCGGCGATGGCTCGAAGGCGAAACCGGCAGTCTGCAGGTTCGCGGCGGGGACTTCCCGCTCGACAGCGAACGACTCGCCTCGCTCGTCCTCCTCGGCGGCGTCGAACGTTCGCCGCGCATGCAGGAGTTCATGGAGCGCGCGAAGGAAGCGAACAAGCAGGAAACGCGCGAGGAAGACCCCGCCGAGATGTTCCACAACGACGAGATAGACGACCTGTTCTGA